In one Acetobacter sp. genomic region, the following are encoded:
- the rpiA gene encoding ribose-5-phosphate isomerase RpiA, with amino-acid sequence MSASEYKRQAAEFAAEMVEDGMVVGLGTGSTAAFVVEALGRRHKEGLRFVAIPTSLATEKQALGLGIPLTTFGEHARVNVTIDGADEIQRGTLNLIKGLGGALLREKIVAASSDRLVIVADDTKLVDHLGMKTLLPVEVTSFGWESTARQIERLGGQASPRRNREGAFFVSDGGNLILDCRFEVISDAGRLEQDIRSIVGVVESGLFVGMATDAIVAGGEGIVHLTVGA; translated from the coding sequence ATGAGCGCGAGCGAATATAAACGTCAGGCAGCCGAGTTTGCGGCCGAGATGGTCGAAGACGGCATGGTTGTCGGTCTTGGCACGGGCAGTACGGCGGCTTTTGTCGTGGAGGCACTGGGTCGCCGCCACAAGGAAGGTCTGCGTTTCGTGGCGATCCCGACCTCGTTGGCAACTGAAAAGCAGGCGCTGGGACTGGGCATTCCTCTCACGACGTTTGGAGAACATGCAAGGGTCAATGTGACCATTGATGGAGCTGATGAAATCCAGCGTGGTACGCTCAATCTTATCAAAGGTCTTGGTGGCGCGCTTCTGCGTGAGAAGATTGTCGCGGCCTCATCTGACCGTCTGGTGATCGTGGCGGATGATACGAAACTTGTTGATCATCTGGGCATGAAAACACTTCTGCCTGTTGAGGTGACGTCTTTTGGCTGGGAATCAACCGCACGTCAGATTGAGCGGTTGGGTGGACAGGCTTCACCGCGACGGAACCGGGAAGGGGCGTTTTTTGTCAGTGATGGAGGCAATCTGATTCTTGACTGTCGTTTCGAGGTGATTTCCGATGCAGGACGTCTTGAACAGGATATCCGCTCAATTGTCGGTGTGGTGGAGAGTGGCCTGTTTGTCGGAATGGCAACGGACGCCATCGTCGCTGGTGGAGAGGGTATTGTCCATCTGACTGTTGGCGCGTGA
- the pgl gene encoding 6-phosphogluconolactonase: MSGQDVMTAQEIVLDTPDAVAQYVADFLLEKACAATGVFRIALSGGSTPRKLYALMANAGYAERFPWDRTEFFYGDDRFVPADSPDSNRGMVQSILFAHVPVPSKNIHPMPDHGDPDEAACAYEVDLQRTYGAKTLVVGKPLFDVVLLGLGENGHTASLFPRQPVLEEKTRWVASCVPDDAPHTRLTLTYPAIASSRHVLFLVTGTSKADVLSRVRAGDPAEPASHIRSDGEIVWIIDRGAAGQAEGETGR; encoded by the coding sequence ATGAGTGGACAGGATGTGATGACGGCGCAGGAAATCGTGCTGGACACTCCCGATGCCGTGGCGCAGTATGTGGCCGACTTCCTGCTGGAAAAAGCGTGTGCAGCAACGGGAGTGTTCCGCATCGCGCTGTCAGGTGGCTCCACTCCGCGCAAACTCTACGCGCTCATGGCGAATGCCGGTTATGCGGAACGCTTTCCCTGGGATCGGACAGAGTTCTTTTATGGGGACGACCGTTTCGTTCCAGCCGACTCTCCCGACAGTAATCGCGGCATGGTGCAGTCGATCCTGTTCGCGCATGTTCCCGTTCCGTCGAAAAACATTCATCCAATGCCGGATCATGGCGACCCGGATGAGGCGGCTTGCGCCTATGAAGTCGATCTTCAGCGGACATATGGTGCAAAAACACTTGTGGTCGGAAAACCGCTCTTTGATGTGGTGCTTCTCGGTCTGGGTGAGAACGGTCATACAGCCTCGCTCTTTCCACGCCAGCCGGTTCTGGAGGAAAAGACACGGTGGGTTGCGTCCTGTGTGCCGGATGATGCGCCTCACACAAGACTGACGCTGACCTACCCGGCTATTGCGTCCAGCCGGCATGTGCTGTTTCTCGTGACCGGGACGTCCAAGGCGGATGTTCTGAGCAGGGTTCGTGCGGGTGATCCGGCTGAGCCAGCCAGCCATATCCGCTCGGATGGCGAGATTGTGTGGATTATCGACAGAGGCGCTGCGGGGCAGGCCGAAGGGGAAACGGGACGATGA